The Nicotiana tabacum cultivar K326 chromosome 14, ASM71507v2, whole genome shotgun sequence genome contains a region encoding:
- the LOC142168683 gene encoding PRA1 family protein D-like codes for MSSPPPDAGPIAAVTVRPWPLFIDTAALSLPISFSDATYRINKNLRYFAGNYVLIILFILLITLILRPISLVLFLTIFAGWIYLYFSRNEPLDLFGFDVDDRFVLGFLSLVTVVALLVFKIWTNVVVSIGFGIVILCVHGALRAPEDQEDSPYGALLSESPRGDYTIV; via the coding sequence ATGTCTTCTCCTCCGCCGGACGCTGGACCAATTGCCGCCGTCACCGTTCGACCGTGGCCGTTATTCATCGATACCGCTGCCCTCAGCCTCCCAATCTCCTTCTCCGACGCAACATATCGGATCAACAAAAACCTCCGTTATTTCGCCGGTAATTACGTGCTAATCATCCTCTTTATCCTATTAATCACCCTAATTCTCCGTCCAATTTCACTCGTGTTGTTCCTAACCATATTCGCCGGTTGGATTTACCTCTACTTCTCCCGTAATGAGCCGTTGGATCTTTTTGGCTTCGATGTTGATGATAGGTTCGTGTTAGGGTTTCTGAGTTTGGTGACTGTCGTTGCGCTTCTGGTTTTTAAGATTTGGACGAATGTTGTCGTTTCAATTGGCTTTGGGATTGTGATTCTGTGTGTTCATGGTGCACTTCgggctccggaagatcaggaagaTTCACCTTATGGTGCTTTGCTGTCAGAAAGTCCCAGAGGGGATTATACTATTGTTTGA